The following coding sequences are from one Musa acuminata AAA Group cultivar baxijiao chromosome BXJ2-4, Cavendish_Baxijiao_AAA, whole genome shotgun sequence window:
- the LOC135608690 gene encoding uncharacterized protein LOC135608690 yields the protein MCCPWSEALLRGKRLSDITNTVSSGTAGMMGADVDQGNSNVISCPISKDCIVQLMKFAKKMHSLSVSSFDSQELNLGKDREKEKLIKDLLNKIGSEVGTTKCEEVEANATQLANDKKICNPNKKRKLKPQSLGPIALVHQVASEGKVDGRRRRSLRTKSSGLKSESCEFVNDLLKRDDGGSPVTHQVGLEEKVVGRRTSFRTRSCSLKSESHESMELHKIDDAILPVTCQVPSEEKIDGRSRKSLRRRSGYLKSESCEPTENSVKMEDAKFLVYTIKNERVSYCSWRLFYFLHIKYFC from the exons ATGTGCTGCCCTTGGTCCGAAGCGCTGCTGCGAGGAAAAAGATTGTCCGACATCACCAACACGGTGAGTTCAGGGACGGCCGGAATGATGGGTGCCGATGTCGATCAAGGGAACTCGAATGTGATTTCTTGCCCGATCTCCAAAGATTGCATCGTCCAGCTCATGAAG TTTGCAAAAAAGATGCATTCTTTATCTGTTTCGTCTTTTGATTCGCAGGAGCTCAACTTAGGGAAAGATAGA GAGAAAGAAAAATTGATCAAAGATCTCCTTAACAAAATTGGCTCAGAG GTAGGAACCACCAAGTGTGAGGAGGTTGAAGCAAATGCAACTCAACTTGCTAATGACAAGAAAATCTGCAATCCCAATAAGAAGCGCAAGTTAAAACCACAGT CTTTAGGCCCTATCGCTTTGGTTCATCAAGTGGCATCAGAGGGAAAGGTTGATGGTAGAAG AAGGAGGTCCTTACGAACAAAATCCAGTGGCTTGAAGTCTGAATCATGTGAATTTGTGAATGACTTGCTCAAAAGAGATGATGGCGGATCTCCAGTGACCCATCAAGTGGGCCTAGAGGAAAAGGTCGTGGGAAGAAG AACTTCCTTCCGAACAAGATCCTGTAGTTTGAAATCTGAATCACATGAATCTATGGAGTTGCACAAGATTGATGATGCCATACTTCCAGTGACTTGTCAGGTGCCATCAGAGGAAAAGATTGATGGAAGAAG CAGAAAATCCTTGCGGAGGAGATCCGGTTATTTAAAGTCTGAATCATGTGAGCCTACTGAGAACTCAGTCAAGATGGAGGATGCCAAGTTTTTAGTTTATACGATCAAGAATGAACGAGTAAGCTATTGCTCATGGAGATTGTTCTACTTCCTCcatatcaaatatttctgttGA
- the LOC135608692 gene encoding uncharacterized protein LOC135608692, which translates to MCCPWTEALLRGKRLSDITNTVSSGTAGMMGADVDQGNSNVISCPISKDCIVQLMKFAKKMHSLSVSSFDSQELNLGKDREKEKLIKDLLNKIGSEVGTTKCEEVEANATQLANDKKICNPNKKRKLKPQSLGPIALVHQVASEGKVDGRRRRSLRTKSSGLKSESCEFVNDLLKRDDGGSPVTHQVGLEEKVVGRRTSFRTRSCSLKSESHESMELHKIDDAILPVTCQVPSEEKIDGRSRKSLRRRSGYLKSESCEPTENSVKMEDAKFLVYTIKNERVSYCSWRLFYFLHIKYFC; encoded by the exons ATGTGCTGCCCTTGGACCGAAGCGCTGCTGCGAGGAAAAAGATTGTCCGACATCACCAACACGGTGAGTTCAGGGACGGCCGGAATGATGGGTGCCGATGTCGATCAAGGGAACTCGAATGTGATTTCTTGCCCGATCTCCAAAGATTGCATCGTCCAGCTCATGAAG TTTGCAAAAAAGATGCATTCTTTATCTGTTTCGTCTTTTGATTCGCAGGAGCTCAACTTAGGGAAAGATAGA GAGAAAGAAAAATTGATCAAAGATCTCCTTAACAAAATTGGCTCAGAG GTAGGAACCACCAAGTGTGAGGAGGTTGAAGCAAATGCAACTCAACTTGCTAATGACAAGAAAATCTGCAATCCCAATAAGAAGCGCAAGTTAAAACCACAGT CTTTAGGCCCTATCGCTTTGGTTCATCAAGTGGCATCAGAGGGAAAGGTTGATGGTAGAAG AAGGAGGTCCTTACGAACAAAATCCAGTGGCTTGAAGTCTGAATCATGTGAATTTGTGAATGACTTGCTCAAAAGAGATGATGGCGGATCTCCAGTGACCCATCAAGTGGGCCTAGAGGAAAAGGTCGTGGGAAGAAG AACTTCCTTCCGAACAAGATCCTGTAGTTTGAAATCTGAATCACATGAATCTATGGAGTTGCACAAGATTGATGATGCCATACTTCCAGTGACTTGTCAGGTGCCATCAGAGGAAAAGATTGATGGAAGAAG CAGAAAATCCTTGCGGAGGAGATCCGGTTATTTAAAGTCTGAATCATGTGAGCCTACTGAGAACTCAGTCAAGATGGAGGATGCCAAGTTTTTAGTTTATACGATCAAGAATGAACGAGTAAGCTATTGCTCATGGAGATTGTTCTACTTCCTCcatatcaaatatttctgttGA